The genomic region AGAGGTTTCGGACAATTTTCCGTATGCGGCATGAGGCGAGTTCCCTTTCCTCCGGCCATGATTACGAAAGTATTCGGCCTTTGAGAAGGAGCCAAGATCTCGTCCCAAAGATAAAGTCCGACCACACTTCTTCGATCGTCGACAATCGGAAGCTGATGAATCTTATTCGCCTGCATCAACTGGATCACCATGTCCCTGCTCATCTGCGGAGTGACCACAAGAGATTCTCGGAAGACGATCGATTCGATCGGACTATTTAAATCCAACCCTCTCAACAAGCCGCGGCGAATATCGCCGTCGGTTATGGTTCCGATCAATTGGTTGTTTTCGGAAACGATCAGTGCGATCTGCAAAGCTGACTCGTCTAAATTTCGAATCACATCCTGAATCGAAGAAGTAAGAGGTAATAAGGCGTTGTGCCAAGCGGTGGTCATAATTTTCGTTTAAAAGGAAAGATCGAAGAATTTCTTTTTTATAATTTGATCCAGAGAAACGTTCTCCAGAACGTTTATGATTTTGGACGTTGCGTCCCCTTCTCCGTAAGGATTTTTAACGGCGGATAAAGCGTCTTGAAATTCTTTTGAGTAAAGTTTTTCCAAGGCCCGCAAAATGGAGGTTTCTTCCGGTTCGCAATCGATTACGCTTTCCGCTTTCAGTCGCCCCTTTTGTCTTCCGCCTATGTTCACGGTTCCTTTCCGAAAAGTGGGAACTTCTAAAAGACCGCTGGAGGAATTTCCGATCACCCCGTCGACAAATCGAATGCAAGAAAAATAACGTTTCTGTCCTAAGGACGAAAATGCGATCGCATTTTTACGCTTCCCAACAAAATCATGAATCGATGAAATGATTTCCCGGCTTCCCGTGTCTGCGTTCGGTAGAGTGAATAGAAGGGAGATATCCGGCAGTCGATCCAGAGCCTTCAGCAATTCTTCGAATTGTTCCTTGGGAGTTTTTTCATCCAAGGTCTCGGGATGAAAAGTCGCCAATAGATTCTTCGCTCCGAACTTGAATCCGATCGAGGATTCCAGATCTTCTCGACTCATCAGATCCAGACTTCGAATGCTGTCCACTCCGAGACCGCCCACGTTAAAGACTCTTTCGGGGTTTTCCCCCAACTGCATTACTCTTTTCTTATATTCTTCGGCGGCGGTAAAGTGAATCTGAGACATCTTCGTGATGCTGTGACGGATCGATTCGTCGAACGCGCCTTCGGTGATTTCTCCGCCGTGAATATGAGCGACGGGAATTTTCGCGATCATCGCGGCGGAAACGGCCGAGAATATTTCGAAACGATCTCCCAATACGACGATCAGATCCGGATTCAAATCTTCCCAAACGTCGGCAAAACCGATCGTTCCCAAACCGATCGATTTGGAAACCGCTACAGACGTATCCGCGCTCAAAAGCATCTCGACTTTTTTAT from Leptospira kmetyi serovar Malaysia str. Bejo-Iso9 harbors:
- the neuC gene encoding UDP-N-acetylglucosamine 2-epimerase, coding for MKRKICVVTGTRAEYGLLRTLIRKIQDSTKLELQIVATGMHLSPEFGLTYREIEADGFKIDKKVEMLLSADTSVAVSKSIGLGTIGFADVWEDLNPDLIVVLGDRFEIFSAVSAAMIAKIPVAHIHGGEITEGAFDESIRHSITKMSQIHFTAAEEYKKRVMQLGENPERVFNVGGLGVDSIRSLDLMSREDLESSIGFKFGAKNLLATFHPETLDEKTPKEQFEELLKALDRLPDISLLFTLPNADTGSREIISSIHDFVGKRKNAIAFSSLGQKRYFSCIRFVDGVIGNSSSGLLEVPTFRKGTVNIGGRQKGRLKAESVIDCEPEETSILRALEKLYSKEFQDALSAVKNPYGEGDATSKIINVLENVSLDQIIKKKFFDLSF